In Streptomyces sp. DG2A-72, one genomic interval encodes:
- a CDS encoding response regulator transcription factor, whose translation MASGWSNAELGERLSITLTTVKSHVSHILAKIGARARVQAVVFAHETRLVRPAAA comes from the coding sequence GTGGCCTCCGGCTGGTCGAACGCCGAGCTCGGCGAGCGGCTGTCCATCACACTGACGACCGTGAAGTCCCACGTCAGCCACATCCTCGCGAAGATCGGCGCGCGGGCCCGGGTGCAGGCGGTGGTCTTCGCCCACGAGACGCGTCTGGTGCGCCCGGCCGCCGCCTGA
- a CDS encoding nuclear transport factor 2 family protein, with protein sequence MYHRIVAAKLRKAFADINAGNWQSMVDTLAPDFTYVFYGEHALSGERHTVEAMSLWWQRVFRLIPDAGFEPLEIVISGGPWLTKVATRVRVGGPLPDGTRYDNIMTQFMYLKWGRITEIHTLEDTVVLQRALDSIAASGNAEAHAEPITDAYAVRSGRQD encoded by the coding sequence ATGTACCATCGAATCGTTGCCGCCAAGCTCCGTAAAGCTTTTGCCGACATCAATGCCGGAAACTGGCAGTCCATGGTGGACACGCTGGCACCCGATTTCACCTACGTGTTCTACGGTGAGCACGCCCTTTCGGGCGAGCGGCATACGGTCGAAGCGATGAGCCTGTGGTGGCAGCGGGTCTTCAGGCTGATTCCCGACGCCGGTTTCGAGCCGCTGGAAATCGTCATTTCCGGCGGCCCCTGGCTGACCAAGGTGGCGACCCGCGTACGCGTCGGCGGGCCGTTGCCCGACGGTACGCGCTACGACAACATCATGACCCAGTTCATGTATCTGAAGTGGGGCAGGATCACCGAGATCCACACCCTGGAGGACACCGTCGTCCTCCAGCGGGCGCTGGACTCCATCGCCGCCTCCGGCAACGCGGAGGCACACGCCGAGCCCATCACCGACGCGTACGCCGTACGCTCCGGCCGGCAGGACTGA
- a CDS encoding SDR family NAD(P)-dependent oxidoreductase, with amino-acid sequence MTTPLPVLITGCSSGIGRACALRMHRAGLTVYATARRPETLTGLAAEGIRTLRLDVTDEASMRAVVDLGHALWYGSPVISLRPLQDVMVRLTARDRTVTGSPPATPLTSATDTTAEGDADTYAAKDASSARTEGCPAHRSPGSDTR; translated from the coding sequence ATGACGACGCCCCTGCCGGTGCTGATCACCGGCTGTTCCTCCGGGATCGGCCGCGCCTGCGCACTGCGGATGCATCGGGCCGGTCTGACCGTGTACGCCACGGCACGCAGGCCGGAAACCCTGACCGGCCTGGCGGCCGAAGGAATCCGGACGCTGCGCCTGGACGTCACCGACGAAGCGAGCATGCGCGCGGTCGTCGACCTCGGTCACGCACTGTGGTACGGCTCGCCGGTGATCTCGCTGCGCCCCCTGCAGGACGTCATGGTGCGTCTGACGGCACGCGACCGCACGGTCACCGGGAGCCCCCCCGCAACCCCGCTCACATCCGCCACCGACACCACCGCCGAAGGCGATGCCGACACTTACGCCGCCAAGGACGCGTCTTCAGCCCGTACGGAAGGGTGCCCTGCTCACCGTAGTCCAGGCTCTGACACACGGTGA
- a CDS encoding transketolase, which translates to MTITEENRRTHSYADLPRLMSLMSGDEKHGPAATSTLDALWVLYDRVLRVRPELMDDPERDRFLLSKGHGPMAYYAVLAAKGFVPVDWLPDFGSYDSPLGHHPDRVLVPGAEIGSGSLGHGLPIAVGTALGLRAQGLDEPRVWTLVGDAELDEGSNHEAIAFAGPAGLERLHTVVIDNASATYARPGGIAARFEVAGWSAVTVDGRDHEALYAAYTAPHPGRPHVVVARVEPKYT; encoded by the coding sequence ATGACGATCACCGAGGAGAACAGGCGTACGCACAGCTACGCGGACCTGCCCCGGCTCATGAGCCTGATGTCGGGCGACGAGAAGCACGGACCTGCGGCGACGTCCACGCTGGATGCGCTGTGGGTGCTCTACGACCGGGTGCTGCGGGTGCGCCCGGAGCTGATGGACGACCCGGAGCGGGACCGGTTCCTGCTGTCCAAGGGGCACGGGCCGATGGCGTACTACGCGGTCCTGGCCGCGAAGGGCTTCGTGCCCGTGGACTGGCTGCCGGACTTCGGCTCGTACGACTCCCCCCTCGGCCACCACCCCGACCGGGTGCTCGTGCCGGGGGCGGAGATCGGCAGCGGTTCGCTGGGGCACGGGCTGCCGATCGCCGTCGGTACGGCGCTCGGCCTGCGCGCGCAGGGACTCGACGAGCCGCGGGTCTGGACGCTCGTCGGAGACGCCGAGCTGGACGAGGGCAGCAATCACGAGGCGATCGCCTTCGCGGGGCCCGCCGGTCTGGAGCGGCTGCACACCGTCGTCATCGACAACGCGTCCGCCACATACGCACGGCCCGGCGGGATCGCCGCCCGCTTCGAAGTCGCGGGCTGGTCGGCGGTCACGGTCGACGGCCGCGACCACGAGGCGCTGTACGCCGCCTACACCGCCCCGCACCCGGGCCGCCCGCACGTGGTCGTGGCCCGCGTCGAGCCGAAGTACACCTGA
- a CDS encoding glycine C-acetyltransferase → MFDSVRDDLRATLDEIRAAGLHKPERVIDTPQSATVHVSGGGRPGEVLNFCANNYLGLADHPEVVAAAHAALDRWGYGMASVRFICGTQEVHKELEARLSAFLGQEDTILYSSCFDANGGVFETLLGPEDAVISDALNHASIIDGIRLSKARRFRYANRDLADLERQLKETQSAGRRLIVTNGVFSMDGYVAPLREICDLADRYDAMVMVDDSHAVGFVGPTGRGTPELHGVMDRVDIITGTLGKALGGASGGYVAARAEIVALLRQRSRPYLFSNTLAPVIAAASLKVLDLLESADDLRVRLAENTALFRRRMTEEGFDILPGDHAIAPVMIGDASVAGRMAELLLERGVYVIGFSYPVVPQGQARIRVQLSAAHSAADVNVAVDAFVAVRADLGESDA, encoded by the coding sequence ATGTTCGACTCCGTGCGCGACGACCTCCGCGCCACCCTCGACGAGATCCGCGCCGCCGGGCTGCACAAGCCCGAGCGTGTGATCGACACCCCGCAGTCGGCGACCGTGCACGTCAGTGGGGGCGGCCGGCCCGGTGAGGTGCTCAACTTCTGCGCCAACAACTACCTCGGCCTCGCCGACCACCCGGAGGTCGTGGCCGCCGCTCACGCGGCCCTGGACCGCTGGGGCTACGGCATGGCCTCCGTGCGCTTCATCTGCGGCACGCAGGAGGTGCACAAGGAGCTGGAGGCACGGCTGTCGGCGTTCCTCGGCCAGGAGGACACGATCCTGTACTCCTCCTGCTTCGACGCCAACGGCGGCGTGTTCGAGACGCTGCTCGGCCCCGAGGACGCGGTCATCTCGGACGCGCTGAACCACGCCTCGATCATCGACGGCATCCGCCTGTCCAAGGCCCGCCGCTTCCGCTACGCCAACCGCGATCTGGCCGATCTGGAACGGCAGTTGAAGGAGACGCAGTCCGCCGGGCGCAGGCTGATCGTCACCAACGGCGTCTTCTCCATGGACGGCTATGTGGCCCCGCTGCGCGAGATCTGCGACCTGGCCGACCGCTACGACGCGATGGTCATGGTCGACGACTCGCACGCCGTCGGCTTCGTCGGCCCCACCGGTCGCGGCACCCCCGAACTGCACGGCGTCATGGACCGCGTCGACATCATCACCGGCACCCTCGGCAAGGCGCTCGGCGGCGCGTCCGGCGGCTACGTCGCGGCCCGCGCCGAGATCGTCGCCCTGCTGCGCCAGCGCTCACGGCCGTACCTCTTCTCGAACACGCTCGCCCCGGTGATCGCGGCGGCCTCCCTGAAGGTGCTTGACCTGCTGGAGTCCGCCGACGACCTGAGGGTCCGGCTCGCCGAGAACACCGCGCTGTTCCGCCGCCGGATGACCGAGGAGGGCTTCGACATCCTCCCCGGCGACCATGCGATCGCCCCCGTCATGATCGGTGACGCCTCCGTCGCCGGGCGGATGGCGGAGCTGCTGCTGGAGCGCGGGGTGTATGTGATCGGCTTCTCCTACCCGGTCGTACCGCAGGGCCAGGCCCGTATCCGCGTCCAGTTGTCCGCCGCGCACTCGGCGGCGGATGTGAACGTTGCGGTCGACGCCTTCGTCGCGGTGCGCGCGGACCTGGGAGAATCGGACGCATGA
- a CDS encoding ABC transporter permease subunit, translated as MVPPEALVIPLYFHLRSAGLTDSYWVLILPQTAQSLAVSIFWTRDSFRSVPTSIIEAAPLDGASDWRLLWRIWCPRAVRRC; from the coding sequence ATGGTGCCGCCCGAGGCATTGGTCATCCCGCTGTACTTCCACCTGCGCAGCGCCGGACTCACCGACTCCTACTGGGTGTTGATCCTGCCGCAGACCGCGCAGTCCCTCGCCGTCAGCATCTTCTGGACGCGCGACTCCTTCCGATCCGTGCCCACCAGCATCATCGAGGCGGCGCCTCTGGACGGGGCCTCGGACTGGCGGCTGCTGTGGCGGATCTGGTGCCCACGAGCCGTCCGGCGCTGCTGA
- a CDS encoding LysR family transcriptional regulator yields the protein MIEARRLHILRAVADHRTVTAAAAALYLTPSAVSQQLTALEQETGHRLVERGAKGVRLTPAGEILLSHTNVVLAQLERAEAELAAYSSGAAGTVTVASFATGIALVVAPAVARLAVTAPGIRIRVQDAEGDASLPMVLDRQVDVAVAVEYRGAPPADDPRLAHVPLYAEPFDAVVPVSHRLADAEEVPLAELAKDPWIGPYPGNPCHDVVVLACESAGFQPRLEHSSDDFRAVVALASADAGVALVPRSALHGMDLTGVVVRPVDGVAPTRRVFAAVRRGAEEHPLIRPVLDALEAAAQG from the coding sequence ATGATCGAGGCGCGGCGGCTCCACATCCTCCGTGCGGTGGCCGACCACCGCACGGTGACGGCGGCTGCCGCCGCGCTCTATCTCACCCCCTCCGCCGTCTCCCAGCAGCTGACGGCGCTGGAGCAGGAGACGGGCCACCGGCTGGTGGAGCGCGGCGCGAAGGGTGTACGGCTCACTCCGGCCGGCGAGATACTGCTCAGCCACACCAACGTCGTCCTCGCCCAGCTGGAGCGCGCCGAGGCGGAACTGGCCGCGTACAGCTCGGGCGCTGCAGGCACAGTCACCGTCGCCTCCTTCGCGACCGGCATCGCCCTGGTCGTCGCGCCCGCGGTGGCCCGCCTCGCCGTGACGGCGCCCGGCATCCGCATCCGCGTGCAGGACGCCGAGGGCGACGCCAGCCTGCCGATGGTGCTGGACCGGCAGGTCGACGTCGCGGTCGCCGTCGAGTACCGCGGGGCGCCGCCCGCCGACGACCCGCGGCTGGCCCATGTGCCGCTGTACGCCGAGCCGTTCGACGCGGTGGTTCCGGTCAGCCACCGGCTGGCGGACGCCGAGGAGGTCCCGCTGGCGGAGCTGGCCAAGGACCCGTGGATCGGCCCGTACCCCGGCAATCCGTGCCACGACGTCGTCGTCCTCGCCTGCGAGAGCGCGGGATTCCAGCCCCGTCTGGAGCACTCCTCGGACGACTTCCGCGCCGTCGTCGCCCTCGCCTCGGCCGACGCGGGCGTGGCGCTCGTACCCCGTTCCGCACTGCACGGCATGGACCTCACGGGCGTGGTGGTCCGCCCGGTCGACGGGGTCGCGCCCACCCGCCGGGTCTTCGCGGCCGTACGGCGGGGAGCGGAGGAGCATCCGCTGATCCGTCCGGTGCTGGACGCGTTGGAGGCGGCGGCCCAGGGCTGA
- a CDS encoding serine/threonine-protein kinase, producing the protein MPSDSAPDEAAALRQTGAAPLHSGDPRRIGPYVPLALLGSGGMGRVYLGRPAGGGPGLVAVKVIRPEYADAPGFRRRFEREASVHDLVRTARTPRLCGTGFQERLLWMATEYLPGLDLADAVREDGALATAAVWRLVAELGQALADLAAVGIVHRDLKPSNVLLSVHGAHVIDFGLSKAVDASALTGTGNRVGTPAYMSPEHLRTGTCEPPSDVFSLGATLVYATTGSAPFGDGTGVDVMHRVAFEEPNAELLGKVAAADADLAALLSACLAKEPERRPTPQHLIDTASARAETADWPEPLAGRVLARQRAYEALDGLPGDGTTRLRSPEDIPVAVAAGPVEQVAAPEAEAPAAPSDPPERLRPAETRTRGRRKPLLVVAAGVMLCATAAGILALDGQGPRTSDASPGSGTTSGGSLPGGAAPTASASSTHTSASGRRVDGGSRSAASATASAASGSPGTGRHDSSSAPTAGPTVTGEPTGLATTTSTPSEPATPPWISDCTYYAGKGRTREGDSGKRVLQAQCMLTKRGYDVGSSGVDGEFGPGTTAAVESFQSTKGLDADGIVGRDTWTALRETV; encoded by the coding sequence GTGCCATCGGACTCGGCGCCGGACGAGGCCGCGGCACTGCGGCAGACCGGCGCCGCACCCCTGCACTCGGGCGACCCGCGCCGCATCGGCCCCTATGTGCCGCTGGCGCTGCTGGGCAGCGGCGGCATGGGGCGGGTCTATCTCGGCCGCCCCGCGGGCGGTGGCCCGGGCCTGGTCGCAGTGAAGGTGATCAGGCCCGAGTACGCGGACGCCCCGGGCTTTCGGCGCCGGTTCGAGCGCGAGGCGTCTGTGCACGACCTGGTCCGCACCGCGCGCACGCCCCGCCTGTGCGGCACGGGCTTCCAGGAGCGGCTGCTGTGGATGGCCACCGAGTATCTGCCGGGCCTCGACCTGGCGGACGCGGTACGCGAGGACGGCGCCCTGGCGACCGCCGCGGTGTGGCGGCTGGTGGCCGAGCTGGGGCAGGCGCTGGCCGACCTCGCCGCCGTCGGGATCGTGCACCGGGACCTGAAGCCGTCCAACGTGCTGCTGTCCGTCCACGGCGCCCACGTGATCGACTTCGGCCTGTCGAAGGCCGTCGATGCGAGCGCGCTGACCGGCACGGGCAACCGGGTGGGCACCCCGGCCTACATGTCGCCGGAACACCTGCGAACGGGCACGTGTGAGCCGCCCTCGGACGTGTTCTCGCTCGGCGCGACGCTGGTCTACGCGACGACCGGAAGCGCCCCCTTCGGCGACGGCACGGGCGTCGACGTGATGCACCGGGTGGCCTTCGAGGAGCCGAACGCAGAGCTGCTGGGCAAGGTCGCGGCGGCGGACGCGGACCTGGCCGCCTTGCTGTCCGCCTGCCTGGCCAAGGAACCCGAGCGGCGGCCCACCCCGCAGCATCTGATCGACACCGCCTCGGCCCGCGCCGAGACGGCCGACTGGCCCGAGCCGCTCGCGGGCAGGGTGCTGGCCCGGCAGCGGGCGTACGAGGCGCTCGATGGTCTGCCGGGCGACGGGACGACTCGCCTGCGCTCCCCCGAGGACATACCAGTGGCCGTCGCCGCCGGGCCCGTGGAGCAGGTCGCCGCGCCCGAAGCCGAAGCCCCCGCTGCTCCGTCGGATCCGCCGGAGCGCTTACGTCCCGCCGAGACCCGCACCCGGGGCCGCAGAAAGCCGCTGCTCGTCGTCGCCGCGGGCGTCATGCTGTGTGCGACGGCCGCGGGGATCCTGGCCCTCGATGGCCAAGGCCCGCGCACTTCCGACGCCTCCCCCGGCTCCGGCACGACAAGCGGCGGCTCCCTGCCCGGCGGCGCCGCACCGACTGCGTCCGCGTCCTCCACGCACACGTCCGCCTCCGGCAGGAGGGTCGACGGCGGGTCAAGAAGTGCTGCCTCCGCCACGGCATCTGCCGCCTCGGGCTCGCCAGGCACCGGGCGGCACGACTCCTCCTCGGCTCCCACCGCCGGGCCGACCGTGACCGGCGAGCCGACCGGCCTCGCCACCACGACCAGCACGCCCTCCGAGCCCGCGACCCCGCCGTGGATCTCCGACTGCACCTACTACGCCGGCAAGGGCCGCACGCGCGAGGGCGACAGCGGCAAGCGGGTGCTGCAGGCGCAGTGCATGCTGACCAAGCGCGGCTATGACGTGGGCAGTTCGGGGGTCGACGGCGAGTTCGGTCCCGGGACGACGGCCGCCGTAGAGAGCTTCCAGAGCACCAAGGGGCTCGACGCCGACGGCATCGTGGGGCGCGACACGTGGACCGCATTGCGCGAAACCGTCTGA
- a CDS encoding transketolase family protein, producing MDTMRDRFAPVASRLLDEDPRVAVVLAVIGSDSFEEARRRHPDRVIDVGIREQLLVGAGAGLALTGMRPIVHTFASFLVERPFEQVKLDLGHQDVGAVLVSAAASFDWPAGGYTHMAPGDVALLDTLDGWTVHVPGHPDEAETLLRHAVAAGDDKVYVRLSVQSNAAGRPVDGARFVPVREGRSGVVVAVGPMLDAVLDATEGLDLTVLYATTVRPFDADSLRRATEAAGTDVVLVEPYLAGTSTAAANDALADVPHRVLGLGVGRRELRRYGGFEEHVAAHGLDAGSLRKRITGFVDL from the coding sequence ATGGACACCATGCGTGACCGTTTCGCTCCCGTCGCCTCGCGGCTGCTCGACGAGGATCCGCGGGTCGCGGTCGTTCTCGCCGTGATCGGCTCGGACAGTTTCGAGGAGGCGCGGCGCAGGCATCCCGACCGGGTGATCGACGTCGGTATCCGCGAGCAGCTCCTGGTCGGGGCGGGCGCGGGCCTGGCGCTCACCGGGATGCGGCCGATCGTGCACACCTTCGCCAGCTTTCTCGTGGAGCGGCCCTTCGAGCAGGTGAAGCTGGACCTCGGGCATCAGGACGTCGGTGCGGTGCTGGTGAGCGCCGCCGCGTCCTTCGACTGGCCGGCCGGTGGGTACACGCACATGGCGCCGGGCGATGTGGCACTGCTCGACACCCTGGACGGCTGGACCGTGCATGTGCCGGGGCATCCGGACGAGGCCGAGACACTGCTGCGGCATGCGGTCGCCGCCGGTGACGACAAGGTGTACGTCCGGCTGTCCGTCCAGTCGAACGCGGCCGGACGCCCGGTCGACGGGGCACGCTTCGTCCCGGTCCGCGAGGGCCGCTCCGGTGTCGTCGTCGCCGTGGGGCCGATGCTCGACGCCGTGCTGGACGCCACCGAGGGTCTCGACCTGACCGTCCTGTACGCGACGACCGTACGGCCCTTCGACGCGGACTCGCTGCGCCGGGCCACGGAGGCCGCCGGAACGGATGTCGTTCTCGTCGAGCCCTACCTCGCGGGTACGTCGACCGCCGCCGCGAACGACGCGCTGGCCGACGTACCCCACCGCGTCCTGGGCCTGGGCGTCGGCCGCCGTGAGCTGCGGCGCTACGGCGGTTTCGAGGAGCATGTCGCCGCGCACGGCCTGGACGCCGGGTCGCTTCGGAAGCGGATCACGGGTTTCGTGGACCTCTAA
- a CDS encoding GNAT family N-acetyltransferase produces MNVMRLDADQLLAAVEELADLLTGTVHSGASIGFLAPLDRAAAVAWWTEWAAGVAAGQLAVWVAREEGGRVAGTVSLAFPDKPNSRHRAELVKLMVHRDARGQGLGRMLLDTAERAAAEAGITLLHLDTETDSLAERLYRSAGWTRLGAIPDYAASPAGVLRPTTIYFKQVEATALTC; encoded by the coding sequence GTGAACGTCATGCGCTTGGACGCGGATCAACTGCTCGCGGCGGTCGAGGAGTTGGCCGATCTGCTGACCGGCACCGTGCACTCGGGCGCCTCCATCGGCTTCCTCGCGCCGCTCGACCGCGCGGCGGCCGTGGCGTGGTGGACGGAGTGGGCCGCCGGAGTCGCCGCCGGGCAGCTCGCGGTGTGGGTCGCACGTGAGGAGGGCGGCCGGGTGGCCGGCACCGTCAGTCTGGCCTTCCCCGACAAGCCCAACAGCCGTCACCGCGCCGAGCTGGTCAAGCTGATGGTGCACCGGGACGCGCGGGGGCAGGGCCTTGGCCGTATGCTCCTGGACACCGCAGAAAGGGCGGCAGCCGAAGCGGGCATCACCCTCCTCCACCTCGACACCGAGACCGACAGCCTCGCCGAACGCCTGTACCGCTCGGCCGGGTGGACCCGGCTCGGCGCGATACCCGACTACGCGGCGAGCCCGGCCGGGGTCCTGCGTCCGACGACCATCTACTTCAAGCAGGTCGAAGCGACCGCTCTCACCTGCTGA
- a CDS encoding MmcQ/YjbR family DNA-binding protein, which yields MPDAEDVRRIALSLPDTTEKIAWSMPTFRVAGKMFATLPEEETSLAVRCPKEERDELVLAEPEKFWIAEHEAMFAWVRVRLAALEGEGELRDILADSWRQAAPTRLLEIYPELGLPAAD from the coding sequence ATGCCGGATGCCGAAGACGTACGACGGATCGCCCTGTCACTGCCGGACACGACGGAGAAGATCGCCTGGAGCATGCCCACATTCCGGGTCGCGGGGAAGATGTTCGCCACGCTGCCCGAGGAGGAGACCTCCCTCGCCGTGCGCTGTCCCAAGGAGGAGCGCGATGAACTGGTCCTGGCCGAGCCGGAGAAGTTCTGGATCGCCGAGCACGAGGCGATGTTCGCCTGGGTCCGGGTCCGGCTCGCGGCGCTGGAGGGCGAGGGGGAGCTGAGGGACATCCTCGCCGACTCCTGGCGCCAGGCCGCGCCGACCCGACTCCTTGAGATCTACCCGGAGTTGGGGCTGCCGGCCGCGGACTAG
- a CDS encoding helix-turn-helix domain-containing protein, translating to MKHVEAAPDPVDARLGARLAELRSERGWSLGELAERSGVSRSTLSRAERAEISPTASLLNRLCAVYGRTMSQLLSEVEQEPALLVRATEQHVWEDRSSGFVRRSVSPPHAGLRGELVEGRLAAGADIAYDRPPVPGLEQHIWVLEGSLEVTAQDVEHRLDAGDCLRLRVWGPTRFRCAGAEEVRYVLAVVLP from the coding sequence ATGAAACACGTGGAAGCCGCGCCCGACCCCGTGGACGCCCGGCTCGGTGCCCGCCTCGCTGAGCTGCGGTCCGAACGGGGCTGGTCCCTCGGGGAGTTGGCGGAGCGCAGCGGAGTGAGCCGGTCGACGCTGTCCCGTGCCGAGCGCGCGGAGATCAGCCCGACGGCGTCCCTCCTCAACCGCCTCTGCGCTGTCTACGGACGGACCATGTCCCAACTGCTCAGCGAGGTCGAGCAGGAGCCCGCGCTGCTGGTGCGGGCTACCGAGCAGCACGTGTGGGAGGACCGGTCCTCCGGGTTCGTACGGCGTTCCGTGTCCCCGCCGCACGCCGGGCTGCGCGGCGAACTCGTCGAGGGGCGGCTCGCAGCGGGCGCCGACATCGCGTACGACCGGCCGCCCGTGCCGGGACTGGAGCAGCACATCTGGGTGCTGGAGGGGTCCCTGGAGGTGACCGCGCAGGACGTGGAGCACCGGCTCGACGCGGGCGACTGTCTGCGGCTGCGGGTGTGGGGGCCGACGCGGTTCCGGTGCGCCGGCGCCGAGGAGGTCCGGTATGTGCTGGCGGTGGTGCTCCCGTGA
- a CDS encoding class I SAM-dependent methyltransferase — MTTPSTRAALRTSYQADLADGTARFLEPRRPDCPWCGSTTLQVHLTSPDFIQAKPGSFTLERCRDCRHIFQNPRLNASGLEFYYRDLYDGLGAKSVEFGFSLMRKLYQRRARMLQPYTTPRAWLDVGTGYGHFCHTAKQIWPQTTFAGLDRGDGVREAQRRGWIDDAHQGSFPDLADTLTHRYDVVSMHHYLEHTIDPIAEIRAAAHVLPPGGHLLIEVPDPECAGARLLGKYWSQWVQPQHLHMFPVGNLKQALAANGLSILTVERRRADLGLDFLLGAKRLLSTLAQDPRRPWVPRPPTTTDHARWAAALLLALPALPAGLLLDLTVRPLLPRHSNAYRILAAKAPAQSTGTSANRSPQSPDL; from the coding sequence ATGACCACGCCCAGCACGCGAGCCGCCCTGAGAACCAGCTACCAGGCCGACCTCGCCGACGGAACGGCCCGCTTTCTGGAGCCGCGCCGCCCTGACTGCCCCTGGTGCGGCTCAACGACCCTTCAAGTCCACCTGACCAGCCCCGACTTCATTCAAGCCAAGCCCGGTTCGTTCACGCTGGAACGGTGCCGCGACTGCAGACACATATTTCAGAACCCCCGACTGAACGCCTCCGGCCTTGAGTTCTACTACCGGGACCTCTACGACGGGCTCGGTGCCAAGAGCGTCGAGTTCGGTTTCAGCTTGATGCGCAAGCTCTACCAGCGACGCGCCCGCATGCTCCAGCCATACACCACGCCCCGCGCCTGGCTGGATGTCGGCACGGGCTACGGGCATTTCTGCCACACCGCCAAGCAGATCTGGCCACAGACCACCTTCGCGGGCCTGGACCGCGGCGACGGAGTGCGAGAAGCCCAACGCCGTGGCTGGATCGACGACGCTCACCAAGGCTCGTTCCCCGACCTCGCCGACACCCTCACCCACCGCTACGACGTGGTGAGCATGCACCACTATCTCGAGCACACAATCGACCCGATCGCTGAGATCCGCGCCGCCGCACACGTCCTGCCCCCCGGCGGACACCTCCTCATCGAGGTACCCGACCCCGAATGCGCCGGGGCCCGCCTCCTCGGCAAGTACTGGTCACAGTGGGTGCAACCCCAGCACCTGCACATGTTCCCCGTCGGCAACCTCAAACAGGCCCTCGCCGCCAACGGCCTCTCGATCTTGACCGTCGAGCGCAGACGAGCCGACCTTGGACTGGACTTTCTGTTGGGCGCCAAAAGGCTTCTTTCCACCCTCGCCCAGGACCCACGCCGCCCCTGGGTACCTCGCCCACCCACCACAACCGACCACGCACGATGGGCCGCCGCGCTGCTCCTCGCCCTGCCTGCGCTGCCGGCCGGCCTCCTGCTCGACCTGACTGTCCGCCCGCTGCTGCCACGCCACAGCAACGCCTACCGCATCCTCGCCGCGAAGGCCCCTGCCCAGTCCACCGGCACCAGCGCCAACCGAAGCCCGCAGTCACCCGACTTGTGA